Proteins co-encoded in one Desulfonatronum thiodismutans genomic window:
- a CDS encoding type II toxin-antitoxin system RelE family toxin, with product MSLRIISLPSFKKDAKNLSKKYKNLTADLRRLHQVLTGDPRSGIALSKSLYKLRLANTSTTSGKSGGFRVIYYYIDHQGAIYLLKLYSKTDIPSISESRLVEILKENNLE from the coding sequence ATGAGCTTGAGGATCATTAGCCTGCCGTCCTTCAAAAAGGATGCAAAAAACCTTTCCAAGAAATACAAGAACCTGACGGCGGATCTCAGGCGCTTGCATCAAGTCCTGACCGGCGATCCACGATCAGGAATCGCGTTGTCCAAAAGCCTTTACAAGCTCCGCCTGGCCAACACGTCCACGACATCAGGCAAAAGCGGAGGATTCCGCGTCATCTACTATTATATCGACCACCAAGGCGCCATCTATCTCCTGAAACTCTATTCAAAAACAGACATCCCCTCGATCAGCGAAAGCAGGCTGGTGGAAATCCTCAAGGAAAACAACCTGGAATGA
- a CDS encoding ribbon-helix-helix domain-containing protein translates to MREPTKLQKQQVGLRLPRYLVDELDDFTRQYDLNRSELITEAIRAYIEEQKAQRFYREFDMAARELKAHLQGENKVQSLEALIHELEDH, encoded by the coding sequence ATGCGTGAACCAACGAAATTGCAAAAACAACAAGTGGGCCTTCGACTGCCCAGGTATCTTGTCGATGAGCTTGACGACTTCACCCGGCAGTACGACCTGAACCGCAGCGAACTCATCACCGAGGCAATTCGGGCCTACATTGAGGAGCAGAAAGCACAGCGGTTTTATAGGGAATTCGATATGGCCGCACGGGAACTGAAAGCGCATCTCCAAGGAGAAAACAAGGTGCAATCGCTGGAGGCGCTGATCCATGAGCTTGAGGATCATTAG